The window CAGGACTTTAGAGGAACCTAAAATAAATAAAGACCTTTTTTATTATAGAAAAGATTTTATATCATTGAACACATGTTCGGAAAATATGGTTCTGGTTATAGGGACTGGAATAGCCGGTCTTTCCGCGGCAGTGTCGTTAAAGAAGGCGGGTCTAAGGGTAAAGGTAATAACAAAGAAGTTGACCGGGGGTTCCACTTACATAGCCAAGGGTGGCCTAGCTGCTGCCGTGGAAAAGGATGACTCTCCTGAAATCCACGCTAAGGACACGTTGATAGTAGGGGACGGGCTGTGCAACGAGAAGGCGGTGTACTACGTGACAAAGGAGGCCCCAAGGGCTGTAGAAGTGTTGGAAAGCTGGGGGTTTAGGTTCGCAGACGACCTTAGGCTTGAGGGGGGCCACTCGAGGAGGAGGGTACTGCACAAGACCGACGAGACGGGGAGGGACATTTTCGACTTTCTAATGGCGAAGCTCAAGGAGGTGGAAGTTCCACTCTTAGAGGACAGGGTAGTGGCGTTGAAGATATCGGACGGAAAGGTAGAGGGAGTAATAGCTGAAAGGTCTGGGGTCATTTACGACGACAAGGTAGTTCTCGCTACTGGGGGCTACGCCTACCTCTTCAAGTACACTTCAAACCAGCCGACAAACGTGGGTGACGGCATGGCAATGGCCTTCAGGGCGGGAGCCCTCTTATCTGACATGGAGTTCGTCCAGTTCCATCCCACTGTTACTAGCGTAGACGGAGAGGTATTCCTGTTGACCGAGACTTTGAGGGGAGAGGGGGCAATACTTGTCAACAGTAGAGGGGAAAGGTTCGCCTTCAAGTACCACGAGAAAGGTGAGCTGGCACCGAGGGACGTGTTGTCTAGGGCAATTTACTCTGAGCTACTTAAGGGAGAGAGGGTGTACATGGACTTGACTAAAATCTACGACTTCGAAAGAAAGTTCCCGGTGCTCAACAAGTTCCTCAAGAGACATGGCTTAAGTCAGTCAAGCAAGATACCAGTGTTCCCGGGCGCCCACTTCGTAGATGGAGGGGTAAGAGTCAACTTAAGGGGGGAGACCAACGTGAAAGGGCTCTATGCCATAGGAGAGGTGAGCGACACCGGCCTCCACGGGGCAAACAGGCTGGCCAGTAATTCCTTGGCGGAGGCCTTGGTCTTCGGAGTAAACC of the Candidatus Aramenus sp. CH1 genome contains:
- the nadB gene encoding L-aspartate oxidase, which translates into the protein MVLVIGTGIAGLSAAVSLKKAGLRVKVITKKLTGGSTYIAKGGLAAAVEKDDSPEIHAKDTLIVGDGLCNEKAVYYVTKEAPRAVEVLESWGFRFADDLRLEGGHSRRRVLHKTDETGRDIFDFLMAKLKEVEVPLLEDRVVALKISDGKVEGVIAERSGVIYDDKVVLATGGYAYLFKYTSNQPTNVGDGMAMAFRAGALLSDMEFVQFHPTVTSVDGEVFLLTETLRGEGAILVNSRGERFAFKYHEKGELAPRDVLSRAIYSELLKGERVYMDLTKIYDFERKFPVLNKFLKRHGLSQSSKIPVFPGAHFVDGGVRVNLRGETNVKGLYAIGEVSDTGLHGANRLASNSLAEALVFGVNLSSFIDKWEGLYVDDGDVIGVGLRKGNRLSIEEIRKTNWENVGIIRNEERLEKAVSVYSNADTSSLDEEANAALVSLLTAIAAKTRKESRGNHFREDFPQRDERWKKRIYFKVK